From the Solanum lycopersicum chromosome 10, SLM_r2.1 genome, one window contains:
- the LOC101258208 gene encoding zinc finger CCCH domain-containing protein 24, which yields MTMSNSTIETEDTFASLLELAANDDIEAFKIWIERDLASIHEVGLWYGRQKGSKQMVLDHRTPLMVAATYGSIDALKQILSLPEVDVNRSCGHDKSTALHCAASGGSLNAAEAVKLLLGAGADPHSKDINGHYPIDVIVVSPNFHPVKSCLESLLMTSTIGDCKLRVSVSTSSSSPPRSPSPGNRSPYSASDSTFSPKSAKSSDLPSYSIPEKKEYPVDPSLPDIKNDIYSSDEFRMFSFKIRPCSRAYSHDWTECPFLHPGENARRRDPRKYHYSCVPCPEFRKGACQRGDMCEYAHGVFECWLHPAQYRTRLCKDGIDCNRRVCFFAHKQDDLRPLYVSTGSAVPSPCGNSAAVNAMDFAAAMGLIPGSPSSVSVMSPSPFTPPVSPSANGISSMGWAQRNAPPLHLPGSFVHSSRLWSSLSARGIPAADLSTCPDFDVQRQQFLNEFSCLSQRNSMSSDSLNHSVRPMTFTRANLEDYFPAESSSPRFSDRTVAQSVYSPTHKSAVCSPFQQQQQNLLSPINTNFSPRNIDNPLLQASFGVPSSGKMSPRAMEPISPRNSRVSILAQRDRQQQFRSLSSRDLGSNVSAIVGSPTDTWLKWGTDMGKPDWAVNTEELGRLRQSSSFKLANNGKEPDLSWVQSLVKESPPEMMKDKCVRHVSEPELTGAGADLGEGSTSHSQIDQLSAWMETKNTN from the coding sequence ATGACTATGAGTAATTCGACTATTGAAACTGAAGATACTTTTGCCAGCTTGCTTGAACTTGCTGCCAACGATGATATAGAGGCCTTCAAAATATGGATTGAGCGTGACCTAGCTAGTATTCATGAGGTTGGACTGTGGTATGGGCGCCAAAAGGGCTCAAAGCAAATGGTTCTTGATCATAGAACTCCTTTGATGGTTGCTGCTACGTATGGAAGTATTGATGCTCTAAAGCAGATTCTTTCTCTACCTGAAGTTGATGTGAATCGTTCTTGTGGCCATGATAAGAGCACTGCCCTTCACTGTGCTGCCTCTGGTGGATCTCTGAATGCTGCAGAAGCTGTCAAACTTCTCTTAGGAGCCGGTGCTGATCCACACTCTAAAGATATCAATGGTCATTACCCTATTGATGTTATAGTTGTATCTCCTAACTTTCACCCGGTTAAATCATGCCTAGAAAGCCTTCTGATGACTAGTACAATTGGGGACTGCAAGCTGCGGGTGTCAGTGTCCACATCAAGCTCTTCTCCTCCACGTTCGCCTTCTCCTGGAAATAGATCACCATATTCTGCTTCAGACTCAACTTTTTCCCCAAAGAGTGCAAAGTCCAGTGACCTCCCTTCATATTCTATACCAGAAAAGAAAGAATACCCTGTTGACCCCTCCTTGCCTGACATAAAAAACGACATATATTCTTCAGATGAATTCAGGATGTTCTCATTTAAGATCAGACCTTGCTCTCGTGCATACTCGCATGATTGGACTGAATGTCCATTTCTCCATCCAGGCGAAAATGCTCGAAGAAGGGATCCAAGAAAATACCACTACAGTTGTGTACCTTGCCCTGAGTTCCGCAAGGGAGCTTGCCAACGTGGGGACATGTGTGAATACGCTCATGGGGTCTTTGAGTGTTGGCTGCACCCTGCACAATATCGAACTCGGCTTTGCAAAGATGGTATAGATTGTAACAGAAGAGTTTGCTTCTTTGCCCACAAGCAGGATGATCTAAGACCGCTTTACGTTTCTACTGGTTCTGCTGTTCCATCACCTTGTGGGAATTCTGCTGCTGTCAATGCTATGGATTTTGCTGCAGCCATGGGCCTAATACCAGGTTCTCCTTCCTCAGTCTCTGTCATGTCACCATCACCTTTCACACCTCCTGTATCACCTTCTGCTAATGGAATTTCAAGCATGGGTTGGGCCCAACGAAACGCCCCACCCTTGCATCTTCCTGGTAGCTTTGTTCATTCGAGTCGCCTATGGTCATCGCTCAGTGCTAGAGGTATACCAGCTGCAGACCTGTCCACATGTCCAGATTTTGATGTGCAACGACAGCAGTTCCTAAATGAGTTTTCCTGCCTATCCCAGCGTAACAGCATGAGTTCTGATTCTTTGAACCATTCAGTTCGTCCTATGACCTTTACCCGTGCAAATCTTGAGGATTATTTTCCTGCAGAGAGCTCATCTCCTAGATTTTCTGATCGAACAGTAGCTCAATCTGTTTATTCCCCTACCCACAAATCTGCAGTTTGCAGTCCATTTCAGCAGCAGCAACAGAACCTGTTATCTCCCATTAATACAAATTTCTCGCCGAGAAACATTGATAATCCTTTATTACAAGCCTCATTTGGAGTTCCATCATCAGGGAAGATGTCTCCCCGAGCAATGGAGCCAATCTCACCAAGAAATTCCCGTGTGTCAATATTAGCGCAACGTGACAGGCAGCAGCAATTTAGAAGTCTTAGCTCTCGTGATCTTGGCTCCAATGTTTCTGCTATTGTTGGGTCACCAACTGATACTTGGTTAAAGTGGGGTACAGATATGGGAAAGCCAGACTGGGCTGTCAATACTGAGGAGTTGGGTAGGCTAAGGCAATCATCATCATTTAAGCTTGCTAACAATGGAAAAGAGCCTGATCTGTCATGGGTGCAATCTCTTGTCAAAGAATCACCACCAGAAATGATGAAGGATAAATGTGTTCGTCATGTCTCTGAACCTGAACTAACAGGTGctggtgcagatcttggtgaaGGCTCTACGTCCCATTCCCAGATTGATCAATTGAGTGCATGGATGGAGACAAAAAACACTAATTGA